Proteins encoded together in one Terriglobia bacterium window:
- a CDS encoding acyl-CoA dehydrogenase family protein: protein MNYFLNEQQQTIKELCHKIGVEKIKPVRAEYDESGKFPWDIVKVLGETDICGVYIPEAFGGLGGGIMEMVIATEELSRFCGGIALAFAATGLGTFPILLFGTEEQKKKYLPDIASGKKLAAFALTESSAGSDAGAIRATATRDGDHYKLNGTKQWITNGGEAETYTVIALTDKSKGARGATAFVVEKGTDGFSFGKKENKMGIRASATRELVFEDCKVHKSQMLGREGMGFIVAMKTFDITRPGVASQAVGIAQGALDEALCYSRERHQFGKPISSFQAIQFMLADMAMKIEAARALVYCTARMIDAGETKVSKESAMCKTLASDVAMEVTTNAVQILGGYGYMKDYPVEKMMRDAKITQIYEGTNQIQRLVIASNLIKEAAAGLA from the coding sequence ATGAATTATTTCTTGAACGAGCAACAACAGACCATCAAGGAACTCTGCCACAAGATCGGCGTTGAAAAAATCAAGCCGGTGCGGGCGGAGTACGATGAGAGTGGAAAATTCCCCTGGGACATTGTCAAGGTGCTGGGAGAAACCGACATCTGCGGTGTGTACATCCCTGAGGCCTTTGGCGGTTTGGGTGGCGGCATCATGGAAATGGTCATCGCCACCGAAGAGTTGTCCCGCTTTTGCGGCGGTATTGCACTCGCCTTTGCGGCGACCGGCCTGGGGACATTTCCCATCCTGCTTTTCGGGACCGAAGAGCAGAAGAAGAAGTATCTGCCCGACATTGCTTCCGGGAAGAAACTGGCGGCCTTTGCCTTGACCGAATCGAGCGCGGGAAGTGACGCGGGAGCCATTCGAGCCACTGCAACGAGGGACGGCGATCACTATAAATTGAATGGAACGAAGCAGTGGATCACCAACGGCGGAGAAGCGGAGACTTACACGGTGATTGCGTTGACCGACAAGTCGAAGGGCGCCCGCGGGGCCACCGCCTTTGTTGTGGAAAAGGGGACCGACGGCTTCTCCTTCGGAAAGAAGGAAAACAAGATGGGGATCCGTGCCTCGGCAACGCGGGAGCTGGTTTTCGAGGACTGCAAGGTCCATAAAAGCCAGATGCTCGGGCGCGAGGGGATGGGTTTCATCGTGGCCATGAAGACCTTCGATATTACCCGTCCCGGCGTGGCTTCCCAGGCGGTGGGAATTGCCCAGGGCGCTTTGGACGAGGCGCTTTGCTATTCGCGCGAACGGCATCAGTTCGGCAAGCCCATCTCGTCGTTCCAGGCCATCCAGTTCATGCTGGCCGATATGGCCATGAAGATTGAAGCCGCCCGCGCCCTGGTGTATTGCACCGCGCGCATGATCGATGCGGGCGAGACGAAGGTCTCCAAGGAGAGCGCCATGTGCAAGACACTGGCCTCCGATGTCGCCATGGAGGTCACCACGAATGCGGTTCAGATCCTCGGCGGCTATGGTTACATGAAGGACTACCCCGTGGAAAAGATGATGCGCGATGCGAAGATCACTCAGATCTACGAAGGCACCAACCAGATCCAGCGTCTGGTCATCGCCAGTAACTTGATCAAAGAGGCCGCCGCCGGGCTGGCATAG
- a CDS encoding polysaccharide deacetylase family protein: MNHSEILRKLKSMFNPEAIAAMARFGIHETKAYGVSTPVLRRLAREIGLLFVFWACIITATLFGVAPGLDRSTGRATRRMMAVTFDDLPVATTTWTDTAAQTKITSNLVRTVVANKIPAIGFVIEKKLFQDEKRDEGRVALLQIWLDAGLELGNHTYSHADLHQTPLVDYEQDILRGSVVTSGLMQKKGMNLRYFRHPFLHTGRSLEIRLDLDAFLTSHGYRVAPVTIDNSDWIFARAYDRAVFEDDKGLTRRIVQAYIPYMERKFDYFERQSVALFGAEIRQVLLLHANRLNADHFEDLVRMMRKRGYGFITLDEALQDKAYRSVDTFTGRGGISWLHRWAISQGKNGPFFAGEPLTPEFVMKEAGVKAE; this comes from the coding sequence ATGAATCACTCCGAGATCTTAAGGAAGCTCAAATCGATGTTCAATCCCGAGGCGATTGCCGCAATGGCGCGCTTTGGGATTCACGAGACGAAGGCCTACGGCGTTTCGACCCCAGTTCTTCGGAGACTCGCCCGGGAGATTGGCCTTCTGTTTGTCTTCTGGGCCTGCATTATCACGGCCACGCTCTTTGGCGTCGCTCCGGGCCTGGATCGATCCACAGGCAGAGCGACTCGCCGCATGATGGCGGTAACCTTCGACGATCTTCCTGTAGCCACCACCACCTGGACCGATACAGCGGCCCAGACGAAAATCACCTCAAATCTTGTTCGAACGGTAGTTGCAAACAAGATCCCTGCGATTGGCTTCGTCATCGAAAAGAAGCTCTTCCAGGACGAAAAGCGGGACGAGGGGCGCGTGGCCCTGCTCCAAATATGGCTCGACGCCGGGCTGGAATTGGGAAACCACACTTATTCTCATGCGGACTTGCATCAGACCCCGTTGGTTGACTATGAGCAGGACATTCTCCGTGGAAGCGTTGTGACGAGTGGGTTGATGCAGAAGAAAGGAATGAACCTTCGCTATTTTCGTCACCCGTTTCTCCACACGGGAAGAAGCCTCGAAATCCGCCTGGACCTGGATGCCTTCCTGACTTCTCATGGCTACCGTGTCGCCCCTGTTACCATTGATAACTCCGACTGGATATTTGCCCGCGCCTATGACCGCGCGGTCTTTGAGGATGACAAGGGGCTGACTCGGCGCATCGTTCAAGCATACATTCCTTACATGGAGCGGAAATTCGATTATTTCGAGAGGCAATCCGTCGCCTTGTTCGGAGCTGAAATCAGGCAGGTGCTCCTGCTGCATGCCAATCGGCTCAATGCCGACCACTTCGAGGACTTGGTCAGGATGATGAGAAAGCGCGGATATGGGTTTATTACCCTGGACGAGGCTCTCCAGGACAAGGCTTACCGGTCTGTGGATACCTTCACGGGGCGAGGGGGAATCTCGTGGCTGCACCGTTGGGCGATCTCTCAAGGAAAGAATGGGCCCTTTTTCGCGGGAGAACCATTGACCCCGGAATTCGTAATGAAGGAGGCAGGAGTCAAGGCGGAGTAG
- a CDS encoding VacB/RNase II family 3'-5' exoribonuclease, translating to MTATKEKILEAFHESREPHMKIKHLSRVLRLKPGDRRHLRECLDRMVREGELEKLRGGRFRLPQAERGSKNAAGSSSRAPSRDGRTHTEPATSRNRLAGRLITHRDGYGFVEVEGLALKKGTSPNSSPAPDQVTSKPRAHATRPAPPRALAGSTIPIKGDIFIPPLQMRGGLNGDQVEVEIDAIKRDGRAEGHIVKVLQRRFSSMVGQFRRRGSTAVVLPLDEKFLHQVIIESGEEGRATEGDIVDVEITSFPTPLESPRGRVTEVLGKPGEFGIDVEIMIRKHHLPHRFPEEVMEAAHAVPQEVSTEEIGGREDFRSQPIVTIDGETAKDFDDAVYVRRLENGSFELQVHIADVAHYVTPGSEFDLEASLRGTSVYFPDRAVPMLPEELSNGICSLNPKVDRLVQSCIMEIDSQGRVQDHRFAQGVIRSVERMTYTNVAKILVDGDKAVMARYAPLVETFHRMQELAVILNRMRDARGSIDFDLPEPVITFDENGIMTGVVRSERNIAHRLIEEFMLIANETVARALFEREIPSLYRVHEAPDPAKVAEFEMIARSFGYSLGIDLVVKKLPVEKEARGRERRGRSPGSEVRRSTAAGFARSNLWLQPTDLVVTPAHYQKLAERVVGKPEERILSYLMLRSLKQARYSELNLGHFGLASGCYTHFTSPIRRYPDLIVHRILKSLIGPDQNESGAIRERVRSARRPGSVEQPSTAGSVKTRLPRRGSPYSNEQLATIGSESSDAERRADGAERELMEWKKAKFMQERVGEELPGLIISVNKNGFYVELLDLFIEGFVPVGSLIDDFYVYRESMQSLVGDRSKKSFRIGDRISVLVDRVDADSHKIQFLVADLVKGASSQRRTTRRPYHARRKGWG from the coding sequence ATGACCGCCACCAAAGAAAAAATCCTGGAGGCCTTCCACGAGTCCCGGGAGCCGCATATGAAGATCAAACATCTCTCCCGAGTGCTTCGTCTCAAGCCGGGCGATCGTCGCCACCTGAGAGAATGCCTGGATCGAATGGTGCGGGAAGGCGAGCTTGAGAAGCTTCGGGGTGGGCGCTTTCGGCTCCCACAGGCTGAAAGGGGATCCAAGAATGCTGCGGGCAGCAGTTCAAGAGCCCCCTCAAGGGACGGAAGAACTCACACCGAACCCGCCACTTCCAGAAACCGGCTGGCTGGCCGGCTCATCACGCACCGTGACGGGTACGGATTCGTCGAAGTCGAAGGATTGGCGCTGAAAAAAGGAACGAGCCCGAATTCTTCCCCAGCTCCTGATCAAGTCACATCGAAACCCAGGGCCCACGCCACTCGCCCCGCTCCCCCGCGCGCTCTTGCGGGAAGCACTATCCCCATTAAAGGAGATATCTTTATCCCCCCTTTGCAGATGCGTGGCGGCCTGAATGGAGACCAGGTGGAGGTCGAGATCGATGCCATCAAGAGGGACGGGCGGGCGGAAGGCCACATCGTCAAGGTCCTGCAAAGAAGGTTCTCCTCCATGGTCGGACAATTCAGACGTCGGGGATCAACCGCCGTCGTGCTCCCCTTGGACGAGAAGTTTCTCCACCAGGTGATAATCGAATCAGGTGAAGAAGGCCGGGCTACGGAGGGTGACATCGTCGATGTCGAAATCACCAGCTTTCCCACCCCTTTGGAATCGCCCCGGGGACGGGTCACGGAGGTCCTCGGCAAGCCCGGGGAATTCGGCATCGACGTGGAAATCATGATCCGGAAGCATCACCTTCCGCATCGTTTTCCTGAGGAAGTCATGGAGGCAGCACACGCGGTTCCCCAGGAGGTGAGCACTGAGGAAATCGGGGGACGTGAGGATTTTCGGTCCCAACCTATTGTCACGATTGACGGTGAAACCGCCAAGGATTTTGACGACGCGGTTTACGTCCGGCGCCTCGAGAACGGGAGTTTTGAGTTGCAGGTCCATATAGCCGACGTCGCGCACTACGTGACCCCGGGTTCGGAGTTCGATCTGGAAGCCTCACTGCGTGGAACCTCCGTCTACTTCCCCGACCGGGCCGTTCCCATGCTCCCCGAAGAGCTTTCCAACGGAATTTGCAGCTTGAATCCGAAGGTGGATCGACTGGTGCAATCCTGCATTATGGAAATTGATTCCCAGGGCCGGGTGCAGGATCATCGCTTCGCCCAGGGGGTTATCCGAAGCGTGGAACGGATGACTTACACCAACGTGGCGAAGATCCTGGTAGATGGCGACAAAGCGGTCATGGCGCGCTACGCCCCGCTGGTGGAGACCTTCCACCGGATGCAGGAATTGGCAGTGATCTTGAACCGCATGCGTGACGCGCGGGGTTCGATCGACTTCGATCTGCCCGAGCCCGTCATTACCTTCGACGAAAACGGGATTATGACCGGCGTGGTCCGCAGCGAGCGCAACATCGCCCACCGCCTCATCGAAGAGTTCATGCTGATCGCCAACGAAACCGTGGCGCGAGCACTCTTTGAACGTGAAATCCCGTCGCTTTATCGAGTTCATGAGGCGCCCGACCCCGCCAAAGTCGCCGAATTCGAGATGATCGCGCGGAGCTTCGGATACTCGCTGGGGATTGACCTGGTGGTCAAGAAGCTGCCAGTGGAGAAGGAGGCGAGGGGAAGGGAGAGACGGGGGCGGAGTCCAGGGTCAGAGGTTCGACGCTCCACGGCCGCTGGATTTGCCAGGTCCAACCTCTGGCTGCAGCCCACCGATCTCGTCGTGACCCCGGCTCATTATCAGAAACTCGCGGAACGGGTGGTCGGGAAGCCGGAGGAGCGGATCCTCTCCTATCTCATGTTGCGATCCCTCAAACAAGCGCGTTACAGCGAGCTCAACCTGGGGCATTTTGGGCTGGCTTCGGGGTGCTATACGCATTTCACCTCCCCCATCCGCCGGTATCCGGACTTGATTGTCCATCGCATCTTGAAATCACTCATCGGCCCCGACCAGAATGAATCCGGCGCGATTCGGGAGCGGGTGCGGAGTGCACGTCGGCCCGGTTCCGTGGAACAGCCCTCGACGGCCGGCAGCGTCAAAACGCGTCTCCCAAGAAGAGGTTCGCCCTACTCGAACGAGCAGCTTGCCACCATCGGATCCGAGTCCAGCGACGCGGAACGCAGGGCCGACGGAGCGGAGCGCGAGTTGATGGAGTGGAAGAAGGCGAAGTTCATGCAGGAACGGGTCGGGGAGGAGCTCCCGGGATTGATCATCAGCGTCAACAAGAATGGGTTCTACGTGGAACTCCTGGATCTGTTCATCGAAGGGTTTGTTCCAGTGGGATCATTGATTGATGATTTCTATGTGTACCGCGAAAGCATGCAGTCTCTGGTGGGCGATCGTTCCAAGAAATCCTTCCGCATCGGCGACCGCATCAGTGTGCTTGTCGATCGCGTGGACGCGGACTCCCACAAGATTCAATTCCTGGTCGCCGACCTGGTGAAAGGTGCCTCTTCGCAACGGCGCACGACACGCCGCCCCTACCACGCCCGACGGAAGGGCTGGGGTTAA
- a CDS encoding carbohydrate kinase, giving the protein MSRLLVGLGEILWDLLPSGMQLGGAPANFAFHARALGADAVVASSVGADEPGRGILDHLDSLGLNHDYIITDPVHPTGAVWVNIDRNGNPAYVIHEHVAWDFLPLTRQWLGLAGRADAICFGSLAQRSEVSRTTIRALLEKTSPNALRIFDVNLRAPFFTREVIETSLQLATVLKVSRDELPVVARLLSMSEHGPILLNTIMQRYNLRLIALTRGGEGSVLYSGGRSSDHPGYRVEVIDSVGAGDAFTAALALGMLKGYDLDRINDSANRVASFVCSQAGATPALPEECTALF; this is encoded by the coding sequence ATGAGCCGCCTCCTTGTCGGTCTGGGTGAGATTCTCTGGGACCTCCTTCCATCAGGCATGCAATTGGGCGGGGCCCCCGCCAATTTCGCTTTCCATGCCCGGGCCCTCGGAGCTGATGCGGTCGTGGCGTCAAGCGTGGGCGCCGATGAACCGGGACGCGGAATCCTCGATCACCTTGACTCCCTGGGCTTGAATCACGACTACATCATCACCGATCCAGTTCACCCGACGGGGGCCGTGTGGGTTAACATCGATCGGAACGGGAATCCTGCTTACGTCATCCATGAGCATGTTGCCTGGGACTTTCTCCCGCTGACCCGGCAATGGCTGGGGTTGGCCGGCAGGGCGGACGCCATCTGCTTCGGATCGCTGGCCCAACGCTCTGAGGTCTCCCGGACGACGATCCGGGCATTGCTTGAGAAGACCTCGCCCAACGCCTTGCGCATCTTCGATGTGAATTTGCGGGCTCCGTTCTTCACCCGCGAGGTCATCGAGACCTCGCTTCAACTCGCCACGGTGCTCAAGGTGAGCCGCGATGAACTGCCCGTTGTGGCCCGGCTCCTTTCGATGTCTGAACATGGACCCATTTTATTGAACACGATCATGCAGCGCTATAATCTCCGGCTGATCGCTCTCACCCGAGGCGGGGAGGGGAGTGTTCTTTATTCAGGGGGACGGAGCTCGGACCATCCTGGTTATCGCGTTGAAGTCATCGACTCCGTGGGAGCCGGAGACGCCTTTACGGCCGCCCTGGCACTGGGAATGTTGAAAGGATATGATTTGGACCGGATCAATGACTCTGCAAATCGGGTGGCCTCCTTTGTCTGCTCGCAGGCGGGAGCCACGCCCGCGCTCCCAGAGGAATGTACAGCGCTTTTTTGA
- a CDS encoding serine/threonine-protein kinase — translation MALTTGMTVGPYEITGALGAGGMGEVYCARDKKLGRDVALKVLPEAFADDPERMARFEREAKVLASLNHPNIASIYGLEDSDNRRALVMELVAGPTLAERLKSGAIPVDEALPIAKQICDALECAHERGILHRDLKPANVKVAPDGTVKLLDFGLAKAIEGDSAATESLESPTVSVRATQAGLILGTAGYMSPEQARGKPVDPRTDIWAFGVLMFEMLTGQPLYFGDTISEILAKVIEREPDLHRLPPSTPASIRELIRRCLVKNPRQRLRDIGDARLVLEEYLANPSTTQPVAGAAMSPARSWVLLWLFGGLALGALVAGTVVWKLMPAAPPPPTMRFSAVTNFTGVDAMPAFSPDGRSVAFLSNRGGQFDIWMGLITGGSPVRITNDPNLKARPHWSPDGSKISYSRLNESGLWDVWTVPALGGTPRKLLTNAYEAAWAPDGRSLAYANSSTRTIWICDAMGSNARALTQPESQTSHIEPAFSHDGRIIAFVRRNAGPRGELATVDLSSGKVKRLTDDGVSARSPVWSVDNRFVYFASTRGGTMNLWKIAAHGGPPVQITAGRGDDSELDLSADGQKIVFASHRSIINLLEVTIDSNTEAGRRWLTTDAARSTFSPAYSPDGRRIAYFTNRKGAENESIWMMDADGSNPVKLVEDGSLNYFPRWGPDGQYLIFASGLRGDAAQRNLRRLSLSGTVPEDLPAEPLETPWGDVGPDGRLVFSAKDGQVQLFNQGNSKTQALDSVRGSILSWATDGRHIASVILARQLGDPEAGVWVYDLSGGAARQVFRGWACYYKWIGPDELFVLEGKPDLTAILWRVRLDGSLPVRMRTSLRLRYSPQDIGAFLATSYARFDIHPDHRRIVIEAFRFQEADISMIENIR, via the coding sequence ATGGCGTTAACGACAGGCATGACGGTTGGTCCGTACGAAATCACCGGTGCGCTTGGCGCCGGGGGGATGGGGGAGGTGTATTGCGCGCGGGACAAGAAGCTGGGGCGCGACGTTGCACTAAAGGTATTGCCCGAGGCTTTTGCCGACGACCCGGAGCGCATGGCGCGGTTTGAGCGCGAAGCCAAAGTGCTCGCCTCGCTCAACCATCCGAACATCGCCTCAATTTACGGTCTCGAGGACTCCGACAACCGACGCGCGCTCGTGATGGAGCTGGTCGCAGGACCCACGCTGGCTGAGCGCCTCAAGTCCGGCGCCATTCCTGTCGATGAAGCCCTTCCGATCGCCAAACAAATCTGCGACGCCCTTGAATGCGCGCACGAGCGCGGGATCCTTCATCGCGACTTGAAACCCGCCAATGTCAAAGTTGCCCCCGATGGCACGGTGAAGCTCCTGGACTTTGGGTTGGCTAAAGCAATTGAAGGAGATTCCGCAGCTACTGAAAGTTTGGAATCCCCGACTGTCAGCGTCCGGGCAACACAAGCAGGTCTTATACTCGGCACGGCGGGGTACATGTCGCCGGAGCAAGCCAGAGGCAAGCCCGTCGATCCCCGGACCGACATCTGGGCCTTTGGCGTTTTAATGTTTGAGATGCTGACGGGCCAACCGCTGTACTTCGGCGACACAATTTCCGAAATCCTCGCGAAGGTCATTGAGCGCGAGCCGGACCTCCACCGATTGCCTCCAAGCACTCCTGCATCCATCCGTGAGTTAATTCGCCGCTGTCTCGTTAAGAACCCGCGGCAGAGATTGCGCGATATCGGCGATGCGCGGCTTGTACTTGAGGAGTATCTGGCCAATCCTTCCACGACGCAGCCGGTCGCCGGGGCGGCGATGTCTCCGGCTCGATCATGGGTTCTGCTGTGGTTGTTCGGCGGCCTTGCCTTGGGCGCACTGGTGGCAGGCACCGTAGTCTGGAAGCTGATGCCTGCGGCCCCGCCGCCCCCGACCATGCGTTTCAGCGCCGTCACCAACTTCACCGGTGTTGATGCAATGCCTGCTTTCTCACCCGACGGGCGCTCCGTGGCTTTTTTGTCAAATCGGGGCGGCCAGTTTGATATTTGGATGGGACTGATCACTGGCGGGAGCCCCGTCCGCATCACCAACGATCCCAATCTCAAGGCGCGGCCCCACTGGTCTCCTGACGGCTCCAAAATCTCCTACTCCCGCTTGAATGAAAGTGGCTTGTGGGATGTCTGGACGGTGCCTGCATTGGGCGGGACACCACGCAAGTTATTGACAAACGCTTACGAAGCTGCCTGGGCACCCGATGGTCGCTCGCTGGCCTACGCCAATTCCTCCACTCGAACGATTTGGATCTGTGACGCGATGGGAAGCAATGCGCGCGCTTTGACTCAGCCTGAGAGTCAGACTTCCCACATCGAGCCCGCGTTTTCGCATGATGGACGAATCATCGCTTTTGTCCGTCGAAACGCCGGCCCTCGCGGAGAGTTAGCAACGGTAGATCTATCCTCAGGGAAAGTGAAGAGGCTAACCGACGACGGAGTTTCGGCTCGTTCGCCTGTCTGGTCCGTAGACAATCGGTTCGTCTATTTCGCGTCCACCCGCGGTGGCACGATGAACCTCTGGAAGATTGCCGCTCACGGCGGCCCACCGGTGCAAATCACTGCCGGCCGCGGAGATGACTCCGAGCTGGATCTCTCTGCGGACGGTCAGAAGATTGTTTTTGCCAGTCACCGCTCCATCATCAATTTGCTGGAAGTGACGATCGACTCGAACACGGAAGCCGGCCGCAGATGGCTCACCACCGACGCCGCCCGCAGCACATTCTCGCCCGCCTATTCCCCCGATGGTCGCCGGATTGCGTACTTTACCAACCGCAAAGGCGCTGAAAATGAGTCTATTTGGATGATGGATGCCGACGGCTCCAACCCCGTCAAGTTGGTAGAGGACGGTAGCTTAAATTACTTTCCACGCTGGGGCCCCGACGGGCAGTATTTGATTTTTGCATCCGGCCTTCGCGGGGATGCCGCCCAGCGGAACCTTCGCCGGCTGAGTCTGTCGGGGACGGTGCCGGAGGATCTCCCTGCCGAGCCACTTGAAACCCCTTGGGGTGATGTCGGGCCAGATGGTCGCTTGGTCTTTAGCGCGAAAGATGGCCAGGTCCAGCTCTTTAATCAGGGGAATAGCAAGACGCAAGCCCTCGACTCGGTCCGGGGAAGCATCTTATCCTGGGCGACTGACGGTCGTCATATCGCCTCCGTCATCTTAGCTCGCCAATTGGGCGATCCCGAGGCTGGTGTGTGGGTCTATGATTTGAGTGGAGGAGCTGCGCGCCAAGTATTTCGCGGTTGGGCATGCTACTACAAATGGATCGGCCCTGACGAACTCTTTGTCCTCGAAGGGAAGCCGGACCTCACTGCTATTCTTTGGCGTGTTCGCCTCGATGGGTCACTGCCGGTGCGTATGCGGACCTCCCTCCGGCTCAGGTACTCCCCTCAGGACATAGGCGCATTCCTAGCCACTTCCTACGCGCGGTTCGATATCCATCCTGACCACCGCCGGATTGTGATTGAGGCCTTCCGTTTCCAAGAGGCCGACATCAGCATGATCGAAAACATCCGCTAG
- a CDS encoding radical SAM protein: MRGSALLSGLANVAWKTFQAFNRMFPEGEQISPKWAPGKLLKSYERTAPTLGVPRQTDSLCPKCVKEVRDAVMTGQKDLSEFYGKHSGEIKADIVEVEGKVLMRKTCPKHGDIEDILSTDVEWTKRIESLFFGRDFRCSDDTDVHKHGTSTIKFGRGAVLTVDLTNRCNMMCNPCFMDANQVGYVHEPDWEDVKGILDRAVSFKPKRQSIILFSGGEPTVASTFLKAVAYAKEVGFYRILAATNGIRFAQDPEFTRQAHEAGLHGAYLQFDGVGEDVNAHRGVGNLFDVKLQAIENMAKVGMKTTLVTTILNGVNNHRIGKIVEFALQNIDKVQTIAFQPVSFTGRDEDIDDRRRKAQRYTLSEMCDDLKVQLGPDLQPMRDWFPLSSYSAFTSVMDMLAGADAPWGWSACNCHPNCGIFTLIMVNRATGEWCPIYKFFNYEQFIKDVAVITDSARGKTLTTAQLAMAIMRNYDAKQAPRNFPIGQLVSLFKPASETANSDRNDRMKTRSEKDEWRVLCVEGMWFQDLFTYDFRRTEMCVIPYGTQEGEISFCAYNTGVGWRQLIESMRMTATTAEWYKNFGRHKVYAAGKPVELPTTEHHLSLPVFSESTGSPGPSPDVRLEDLDFGGGAMHGGAARPHEPSKEEQFLSTGK; this comes from the coding sequence ATGCGTGGTTCCGCTCTCCTTTCCGGTTTAGCGAACGTCGCTTGGAAGACCTTTCAGGCGTTCAACCGGATGTTTCCTGAAGGAGAGCAGATTTCACCGAAATGGGCGCCGGGAAAATTATTAAAAAGTTATGAACGCACCGCCCCAACGCTGGGTGTTCCGAGGCAGACCGATTCACTCTGTCCGAAATGCGTGAAGGAAGTGCGCGACGCGGTGATGACCGGGCAAAAGGATTTGTCCGAGTTCTACGGCAAGCATTCCGGCGAAATCAAGGCGGACATTGTTGAAGTGGAGGGCAAGGTCCTGATGCGGAAGACCTGCCCGAAGCATGGGGATATTGAAGACATCCTTTCGACCGATGTGGAGTGGACCAAGCGCATTGAATCGCTCTTCTTCGGCCGCGACTTCCGCTGTAGCGATGACACTGATGTTCATAAGCATGGAACTTCCACGATCAAATTCGGGCGAGGGGCCGTCCTCACGGTCGATCTGACCAACCGATGCAACATGATGTGCAATCCCTGCTTCATGGATGCCAACCAGGTAGGTTATGTCCACGAACCCGATTGGGAGGACGTCAAAGGGATTCTGGATCGCGCGGTGTCTTTTAAACCCAAACGGCAGTCCATCATCTTATTCTCCGGCGGCGAACCCACCGTTGCCTCGACGTTCCTGAAGGCAGTGGCTTATGCCAAGGAAGTTGGATTTTATCGCATCCTGGCGGCCACGAATGGGATTCGTTTCGCTCAGGATCCGGAATTCACGCGCCAGGCGCACGAAGCGGGGTTGCATGGGGCTTATCTGCAGTTCGACGGGGTGGGTGAAGATGTGAACGCCCACCGCGGCGTGGGCAACCTGTTCGATGTCAAGCTCCAAGCCATCGAGAATATGGCCAAGGTCGGCATGAAGACCACCCTGGTGACCACGATCCTGAATGGGGTCAATAATCATCGGATCGGGAAGATCGTGGAGTTTGCCTTGCAGAATATCGATAAGGTCCAGACCATTGCATTTCAACCCGTCTCTTTCACCGGCCGCGATGAAGACATCGACGACCGGCGACGCAAGGCGCAGCGCTACACGCTTTCTGAGATGTGCGATGACTTGAAGGTACAGCTGGGACCCGATCTTCAGCCGATGCGCGATTGGTTCCCCCTCTCTTCTTATTCTGCGTTCACGTCCGTGATGGACATGCTGGCCGGTGCCGATGCGCCGTGGGGTTGGAGTGCGTGCAATTGTCATCCCAATTGCGGCATCTTCACGCTCATCATGGTGAATCGCGCGACCGGGGAATGGTGCCCCATCTACAAGTTCTTCAACTACGAACAGTTCATCAAGGATGTCGCGGTCATCACCGATAGCGCGCGGGGGAAAACCCTCACTACGGCGCAGTTGGCGATGGCCATCATGCGGAATTATGATGCCAAACAGGCCCCCCGGAATTTTCCCATCGGCCAGTTGGTTTCACTCTTTAAACCCGCCTCTGAAACCGCCAACAGCGACCGCAACGACCGCATGAAGACGCGTTCGGAGAAGGACGAATGGCGCGTGTTGTGCGTGGAGGGGATGTGGTTCCAGGATCTCTTCACCTACGATTTCCGCCGGACCGAAATGTGTGTCATCCCCTATGGAACCCAGGAAGGCGAGATCTCCTTCTGCGCGTACAACACCGGAGTCGGCTGGCGTCAGCTCATCGAAAGCATGCGTATGACGGCGACCACGGCAGAGTGGTATAAAAATTTCGGACGCCACAAGGTTTATGCGGCGGGGAAGCCAGTCGAGTTGCCGACGACGGAACACCACCTCAGCCTGCCGGTGTTCAGCGAATCGACGGGATCACCGGGCCCGTCCCCGGATGTCCGCCTGGAAGACCTTGACTTCGGCGGCGGCGCCATGCACGGTGGGGCGGCGCGCCCTCATGAACCGTCGAAGGAGGAGCAGTTCCTCTCAACTGGCAAGTAA
- a CDS encoding DUF3795 domain-containing protein has protein sequence MDVMIGYCGLDCRGCPIHLATLDPDDAKRRTMRASIARLCSEQYGLNLLPEEVTDCDGCRSETGRLFSGCARCEIRSCAIKRKLESCAFCDEYACDKLRSHFETDPTAEGRLKALRGQM, from the coding sequence ATGGATGTCATGATTGGATATTGTGGTTTGGATTGTCGGGGCTGTCCAATCCATTTGGCTACTCTCGATCCCGATGACGCCAAAAGACGGACCATGCGAGCTTCTATTGCTCGTCTCTGCTCCGAGCAGTACGGTCTGAACTTGTTGCCCGAGGAGGTTACGGACTGTGACGGATGCCGGTCCGAAACGGGCCGTTTGTTCTCGGGGTGTGCACGCTGTGAGATCCGATCCTGTGCAATCAAGCGAAAGCTCGAGAGTTGTGCCTTCTGCGATGAATACGCCTGCGACAAACTTCGATCTCACTTTGAGACGGACCCAACTGCCGAGGGGCGTCTTAAGGCACTCAGGGGTCAGATGTAG